One Prunus dulcis chromosome 7, ALMONDv2, whole genome shotgun sequence DNA segment encodes these proteins:
- the LOC117634516 gene encoding uncharacterized protein LOC117634516 has product MKSTSKSNPPSASQCVLLYKQQHPQAKTKITALAICRNIRSRLNPFSNSNQDPRISRMVYSYAPTYYSTLHDSVTNLCKTILPFSFKKRRLPAAEHKLSKLQSDNLKWQQDSFHQMLNLMGLHKEGILAETEVSAFRSHLLDTLIASPTEREQSAILRDKLLFLQELLYAKCISEDEYHSSKRPLLQRLAVQGAEIEARDVIVAGLPPKDPKENTDQEQWSVIDLKDEKCLLNKDKDKSNSKNKSKHGSAMKQIKGAASVLGFVSPYKQGKSREERSIFDLPESSKVSSSSSSKHELGYHYKENEARSILMPESLPQEPVKESGSSDRTRRKPFKNLFQREQREGHGVGGGGGDHGHENEQTPSKSAKKQWGFDGFKKWKRSDSEDETTPLPLNERSDSEVHLKLVSSPMGEGPDTKLIKRKLLSDGSPSDFFIDKVLGEKIKKELSRIQTELCTSNPNLKFSNDQIEAISTKLPVDKADLKKFFPKSWCDRYGDVVLDVVKKEFKDHVGEMESLRNAAREKHGMNSARWTTFQDDEENCHPNLFASGDHSHHTSKFHETNPFCDDHTPSDGRKLRSKPAFTQENPFWIPGHGY; this is encoded by the exons atgaaatcgACCTCTAAGTCTAACCCACCATCAGCTTCACAGTGTGTTTTACTATACAAACAACAACACCCACaagccaaaaccaaaatcacaGCTCTGGCAATTTGCAGAAACATTCGATCTCGCTTAAACCCATTTAGCAATTCAAATCAAGATCCCAGAATTTCAAGAATGGTGTATTCATACGCACCCACATACTACTCTACTCTCCATGACTCGGTGACCAACTTATGCAAGACCATTCTTCCTTTCAGCTTCAAGAAACGGAGGTTGCCGGCTGCAGAGCACAAGCTTTCAAAGCTGCAATCAGACAATCTCAAATGGCAGCAAGACTCTTTCCACCAGATGTTAAATTTGATGGGTCTTCATAAAGAAGGCATTTTGGCTGAGACTGAGGTCTCAGCTTTCCGCTCGCATTTGCTTGACACCCTAATCGCCTCTCCCACTGAGCGTGAACAATCGGCTATATTGAGAGATAAGTTGCTATTCTTGCAG GAACTTTTGTATGCAAAATGCATATCTGAAGATGAGTACCATTCTTCCAAGAGGCCATTGCTGCAACGATTAGCAGTACAGGGAGCTGAGATTGAGGCCAGAGATGTAATTGTTGCAGGGCTACCACCTAAGGACCCAAAGGAGAATACAGATCAAGAGCAGTGGTCTGTCATTGACTTAAAGGATGAGAAATGCTTGCTAAACAAGGACAAAGATAAGTCAAATTCGAAGAACAAATCGAAGCATGGCTCTGCAATGAAGCAAATTAAAGGAGCAGCTTCAGTTTTGGGCTTTGTATCACCTTACAAACAGGGGAAAAGCAGAGAAGAAAGGAGCATATTCGATTTGCCCGAGTCGTCGAAAGTGTCTTCCTCTAGCTCTTCTAAGCATGAATTAGGATatcattacaaagaaaatgagGCCAGGTCGATTCTCATGCCAGAAAGCTTGCCACAGGAGCCGGTGAAAGAAAGTGGCAGCTCAGATAGAACAAGGAGGAAACCCTTTAAGAATCTGTTtcagagagagcagagagagggACATGGTgttggaggtggaggtggtgatCATGGTCATGAAAATGAACAAACACCTTCCAAATCAGCCAAAAAGCAATGGGGTTTTGATGGATtcaagaaatggaagagaagTGACTCGGAGGATGAGACAACTCCTTTGCCTCTTAATGAAAGATCGGATAGTGAGGTTCACTTGAAGCTTGTCTCAAGCCCCATGGGTGAAGGGCCGGACACTAAGCTTATAAAAAGGAAGCTGCTTTCGGATGGTTCTCCTTCTGATTTCTTCATTGATAAG GTTTTAGGGGAGAAGATAAAAAAGGAGCTGTCAAGAATTCAGACAGAGCTTTGCACTTCAAATCCAAATCTTAAATTTTC GAATGACCAAATCGAAGCGATTTCCACCAAGCTTCCCGTCGACAAGGCAGACCTGAAGAAGTTCTTTCCCAA GTCATGGTGTGATCGGTATGGAGATGTTGTTTTGGATGTGGTGAAAAAAGAATTCAAGGACCATGTTGGGGAGATGGAGAGCTTGAGAAATGCTGCCAGAGAGAAACATGGCATGAACTCAGCTCGATGGACGACATTCCAAGACGATGAGGAGAATTGTCACCCGAATCTCTTTGCTTCTGGAGATCATTCACACCATACTTCGAAGTTCCATGAAACCAATCCTTTCTGCGATGATCACACTCCTAGTGATGGAAGGAAGCTGAGATCTAAACCAGCTTTTACCCAAGAGAATCCCTTTTGGATCCCAGGGCATGGCTATTGA
- the LOC117634764 gene encoding E3 ubiquitin-protein ligase RNF12-A-like isoform X1, with the protein MGSSSSRLGSRPSRARVNRTTNRSILSSFVCGGSSSRSTYEMEDHPAECLVKYAEQRNLDINQVRNSTEGTSLVSSTGARFTCPIIEIGSSSESTVAASQNTYFEDGLSSVHTSNQGKCLSKSKELISPHQVSADYSHDESCRDNTTTASTSFKEQQSSDPVSVNCSANMDAVNGIGNSADKNVSQNCPEVMRPSSSSPQGIQNSRSTEVSVENHVAEVMAAHSSNANTESARVSETPSSFHSLGNDSLREAIPSGLGFLVSNREQGEEDGSILHVDVMSISSNLLSRSNADASNREARRNGRRLFWDAFSRRSSRRFIDSPTILLSTDDTEDLGFHDRWLLGLSGDFFDDGIGADSGYQGNRIPNSNERRRHSRSEVWERLRVGLDDNSQRNTSCPTGIHPRGMCSCGSFLTEESSTRASISRIVMLAEALFEVLDEIHRQPVSLSLSMVSVPAPASVVDSFPLKSHTKVDTLKSGDDVAQCYICLAEYEEGDKIRVLPCHHEYHMSCVDKWLKEIHGVCPLCRGDVREGVVTDCSVSNSEISSV; encoded by the exons ATGGGTTCGAGCAGTAGTCGACTGGGCTCCCGCCCATCACGGGCCCGAGTCAATCGCACCACCAATCGTTCCATACTCTCCTCTTTCGTCTGTGGTGGCTCCTCCTCACGTTCTACTTACGAG ATGGAAGATCATCCAGCCGAGTGTCTTGTGAAATATGCAGAGCAACGTAATCTGGATATTAATCAAGTTCGGAACTCCACAGAGGGAACTTCGTTGGTCTCCAGTACAGGGGCACGGTTCACCTGCCCCATTATTGAAATTGGATCATCATCTGAGAGCACTGTTGCAGCCAGTCAGAATACTTATTTTGAAGATGGTTTAAGCAGTGTTCATACAAGTAACCAGGGGAAGTGCTTGTCCAAAAGCAAAGAACTAATATCTCCTCATCAGGTAAGTGCCGATTATAGTCATGATGAATCTTGTAGGGATAATACTACTACAGCTAGTACTTCGTTTAAAGAACAACAATCTTCAGACCCAGTCTCTGTGAATTGTTCTGCTAATATGGATGCAGTCAATGGCATTGGTAATTCAGCAGACAAGAATGTATCTCAGAACTGTCCTGAGGTTATGCGTCCGAGTAGTTCCTCTCCACAGGGGATTCAGAATTCTCGCTCTACTGAAGTGTCTGTTGAGAATCATGTGGCTGAAGTAATGGCTGCCCATAGTTCTAATGCTAATACGGAATCTGCTCGTGTTTCTGAAACACCATCGTCTTTTCACTCACTTGGAAATGATTCCCTTCGAGAGGCAATACCTTCTGGTTTAGGATTCCTTGTGTCCAATAGGGAACAAGGTGAGGAAGATGGAAGTATACTTCATGTTGATGTCATGAGTATTTCTTCCAATCTTTTGTCTAGAAGCAATGCTGATGCAAGTAATCGTGAGGCCAGAAGGAATGGCAGAAGACTATTCTGGGATGCATTTTCAAGACGCAGTTCCAGAAGGTTTATTGATTCTCCAACAATTCTTTTATCTACTGATGATACTGAGGATCTAGGATTTCATGACAGATGGCTACTTGGTTTGAGTGGTGATTTTTTCGATGATGGGATTGGAGCTGATTCTGGTTACCAGGGCAATAGAATTCCCAACTCAAATGAACGACGACGGCATTCTAGATCCGAG GTCTGGGAAAGACTTCGTGTTGGCCTTGATGACAATAGTCAGCGTAATACCTCTTGTCCTACAGGAATCCACCCTCGTGGCATGTGCTCATGTGGCTCGTTCTTGACCGAAGAGTCTAGTACTCGGGCAAGTATATCAAGAATTGTCATGCTTGCTGAAGCTCTATTTGAG GTTTTGGATGAAATTCATCGCCAACCTGTGTCACTTTCACTATCTATGGTCTCAGTCCCTGCCCCAGCATCTGTTGTCGACTCTTTTCCTCTTAAGAGTCACACAAAGGTTGACACATTAAAGTCTGGGGATGATGTTGCAca GTGTTACATATGCCTCGCTGAGTATGAGGAAGGGGACAAAATTCGAGTTCTTCCTTGCCATCATGAGTATCACATGTCATGTGTTGATAAGTGGCTCAAAGAGATACACGG CGTTTGTCCACTTTGCCGAGGAGATGTTCGTGAGGGCGTCGTCACTGACTGTTCCGTCTCTAACTCGGAGATATCTTCTGTTTGA
- the LOC117634764 gene encoding E3 ubiquitin-protein ligase RNF12-A-like isoform X2: MEDHPAECLVKYAEQRNLDINQVRNSTEGTSLVSSTGARFTCPIIEIGSSSESTVAASQNTYFEDGLSSVHTSNQGKCLSKSKELISPHQVSADYSHDESCRDNTTTASTSFKEQQSSDPVSVNCSANMDAVNGIGNSADKNVSQNCPEVMRPSSSSPQGIQNSRSTEVSVENHVAEVMAAHSSNANTESARVSETPSSFHSLGNDSLREAIPSGLGFLVSNREQGEEDGSILHVDVMSISSNLLSRSNADASNREARRNGRRLFWDAFSRRSSRRFIDSPTILLSTDDTEDLGFHDRWLLGLSGDFFDDGIGADSGYQGNRIPNSNERRRHSRSEVWERLRVGLDDNSQRNTSCPTGIHPRGMCSCGSFLTEESSTRASISRIVMLAEALFEVLDEIHRQPVSLSLSMVSVPAPASVVDSFPLKSHTKVDTLKSGDDVAQCYICLAEYEEGDKIRVLPCHHEYHMSCVDKWLKEIHGVCPLCRGDVREGVVTDCSVSNSEISSV; the protein is encoded by the exons ATGGAAGATCATCCAGCCGAGTGTCTTGTGAAATATGCAGAGCAACGTAATCTGGATATTAATCAAGTTCGGAACTCCACAGAGGGAACTTCGTTGGTCTCCAGTACAGGGGCACGGTTCACCTGCCCCATTATTGAAATTGGATCATCATCTGAGAGCACTGTTGCAGCCAGTCAGAATACTTATTTTGAAGATGGTTTAAGCAGTGTTCATACAAGTAACCAGGGGAAGTGCTTGTCCAAAAGCAAAGAACTAATATCTCCTCATCAGGTAAGTGCCGATTATAGTCATGATGAATCTTGTAGGGATAATACTACTACAGCTAGTACTTCGTTTAAAGAACAACAATCTTCAGACCCAGTCTCTGTGAATTGTTCTGCTAATATGGATGCAGTCAATGGCATTGGTAATTCAGCAGACAAGAATGTATCTCAGAACTGTCCTGAGGTTATGCGTCCGAGTAGTTCCTCTCCACAGGGGATTCAGAATTCTCGCTCTACTGAAGTGTCTGTTGAGAATCATGTGGCTGAAGTAATGGCTGCCCATAGTTCTAATGCTAATACGGAATCTGCTCGTGTTTCTGAAACACCATCGTCTTTTCACTCACTTGGAAATGATTCCCTTCGAGAGGCAATACCTTCTGGTTTAGGATTCCTTGTGTCCAATAGGGAACAAGGTGAGGAAGATGGAAGTATACTTCATGTTGATGTCATGAGTATTTCTTCCAATCTTTTGTCTAGAAGCAATGCTGATGCAAGTAATCGTGAGGCCAGAAGGAATGGCAGAAGACTATTCTGGGATGCATTTTCAAGACGCAGTTCCAGAAGGTTTATTGATTCTCCAACAATTCTTTTATCTACTGATGATACTGAGGATCTAGGATTTCATGACAGATGGCTACTTGGTTTGAGTGGTGATTTTTTCGATGATGGGATTGGAGCTGATTCTGGTTACCAGGGCAATAGAATTCCCAACTCAAATGAACGACGACGGCATTCTAGATCCGAG GTCTGGGAAAGACTTCGTGTTGGCCTTGATGACAATAGTCAGCGTAATACCTCTTGTCCTACAGGAATCCACCCTCGTGGCATGTGCTCATGTGGCTCGTTCTTGACCGAAGAGTCTAGTACTCGGGCAAGTATATCAAGAATTGTCATGCTTGCTGAAGCTCTATTTGAG GTTTTGGATGAAATTCATCGCCAACCTGTGTCACTTTCACTATCTATGGTCTCAGTCCCTGCCCCAGCATCTGTTGTCGACTCTTTTCCTCTTAAGAGTCACACAAAGGTTGACACATTAAAGTCTGGGGATGATGTTGCAca GTGTTACATATGCCTCGCTGAGTATGAGGAAGGGGACAAAATTCGAGTTCTTCCTTGCCATCATGAGTATCACATGTCATGTGTTGATAAGTGGCTCAAAGAGATACACGG CGTTTGTCCACTTTGCCGAGGAGATGTTCGTGAGGGCGTCGTCACTGACTGTTCCGTCTCTAACTCGGAGATATCTTCTGTTTGA
- the LOC117634722 gene encoding tol-Pal system protein TolA-like has product MIMAMDLQAEVQEAKVAVLEAKEAVQEAKEAGVQEAKAEAVQEAKAEEVQEAKALAVQEDMAEEVQEDMAEEVQEDMAQAVQEAKAEAVQEAKAEAVQEAADKLTMTGNKTCGVLVASST; this is encoded by the coding sequence ATGATCATGGCCATGGACCTCCAGGCGGAGGTCCAGGAGGCCAAGGTGGCGGTCCTGGAGGCCAAGGAGGCGGTCCAGGAGGCCAAGGAGGCGGGGGTCCAGGAGGCCAAGGCGGAGGCGGTCCAGGAGGCCAAGGCGGAGGAGGTCCAGGAGGCCAAGGCGCTGGCGGTCCAGGAGGACATGGCGGAGGAGGTCCAGGAGGACATGGCGGAGGAGGTCCAGGAGGACATGGCGCAGGCGGTCCAGGAGGCCAAGGCGGAGGCGGTCCAGGAGGCCAAGGCGGAGGCGGTCCAGGAGGCCGCTGATAAGTTAACGATGACGGGCAACAAGACTTGTGGTGTACTAGTAGCTAGTAGTACGTAG
- the LOC117635630 gene encoding glycine-rich protein DOT1-like: MHRPGHHDHGPGGGPGGPGGPGGGPGGPGGPGSHGPPGGGLGGPGGPGGGPGGPGGGWGGPGGGGPGGPGGGGPGGPGGGGPGRPGGGGPGGPGGGGPGGGGSGGPGGHGRF, from the exons ATGCACCGCCCCGGCCATCATGACCATGGACCTGGCGGCGGTCCAGGAGGACCAGGTGGACCAGGCGGCGGTCCGGGAGGACCAGGTGGACCAGGTTCCCATGGGCCTCCAGGCGGCGGTCTAGGAGGACCGGGAGGACCAGGCGGGG GTCCAGGAGGACCGGGAGGCGGTTGGGGAGGACCAGGAGGCGGTGGTCCAGGAGGACCTGGCGGCGGTGGTCCAGGAGGCCCGGGAGGCGGTGGTCCAGGACGCCCGGGCGGCGGTGGTCCAGGAGGCCCGGGCGGCGGTGGTCCAGGAGGCGGTGGCTCAGGAGGTCCAGGGGGACATGGTCGCTTCTGA
- the LOC117634898 gene encoding LOW QUALITY PROTEIN: putative glycerol-3-phosphate transporter 5 (The sequence of the model RefSeq protein was modified relative to this genomic sequence to represent the inferred CDS: deleted 1 base in 1 codon), which produces MQSKTSSLAPALNYFPTLKPPHKTLAFHQFSVLSITFLAYASFHASRKPPSIVKSVLGPTIQSNSSSADTGWDPFNGPHGAHRLGELDLAFLSAYSIGMYFAGHVGDRIDLRLFLVFGMMCSGILTIFFGLGYWFGVHLLGYFMAVQVLCGLVQSIGWPCVVAVVGNWFEKQKRGLIMGVWSSHTSVGNIIGSVVASGVLEFGWGWSFVVPGVLVILVGILVFLFLPVSPEHLGFESLVKEIQMNVEVNGIENLEGKVESEEAGLLGTENADVDTGADSLAAIGFLEAWRLPGVAPFAFCLFFSKLVSYTFLYWLPFYIRHTAVAGVHLSHKTAGNLSAIFDIGGVFGGILAGLISDMIEARAVTSIAFLLLSVPALVFYRVYGSLSMVANILLMFLSGLLVNGPYSLITTAVAADLGTQTVIRGNSRALATVTAIIDGTGSVGAALGPLLAGYISTTGWNNVFLMLIFAIFCATLFLIRIARTEIKGNLNEGNGLCIA; this is translated from the exons ATGCAATCCAAAACCTCAAGCCTAGCTCCAGCTCTCAACTATTTCCCAACCCTCAAACCCCCACACAAAACTCTAGCTTTCCACCAATTTTCAGTCCTCAGCATCACCTTCCTTGCCTATGCTTCGTTTCATGCCTCTAGAAAGCCCCCAAGCATTGTCAAGAGCGTGCTTGGACCCACAATTCAGTCCAATTCCAGCTCAGCCGATACGGGGTGGGATCCCTTTAACGGTCCCCATGGTGCCCACAGGCTAGGAGAGCTTGATCTTGCATTTCTTTCTGCGTATTCGATTGGAATGTACTTTGCAGGGCATGTCGGTGATCGGATTGATTTGAGGTTGTTTCTCGTGTTTGGGATGATGTGTAGTGGCATTTTAACAATATTCTTTGGGTTAGGATATTGGTTTGGAGTTCATTTGTTGGGGTACTTTATGGCTGTTCAAGTACTTTGTGGGTTAGTTCAGTCAATTGGGTGGCCTTGTGTGGTAGCAGTAGTGGGAAACTGGTTTGAGAAACAAAAGAGGGGGTTGATCATGGGGGTCTGGAGTTCACATACCTCAGTTGGAAACATTATTGGTTCAGTTGTGGCGTCGGgggttttggaatttggatgGGGTTGGTCCTTTGTGGTGCCTGGGGTTTTGGTCATTttggttggcattttagtgtttttgtttcttcccGTGAGTCCAGAACACTTGGGATTTGAGTCTTTGGTAAAGGAGATTCAGATGAATGTGGAAGTTAATGGCATAGAGAATTTGGAGGGAAAAGTGGAATCAGAGGAAGCAGGTCTTCTTGGAACAGAGAATGCAGATGTCGATACAGGTGCAGATTCTTTGGCTGCAATTGGCTTTTTGGAGGCATGGAGGTTACCGGGCGTGGCACCATTTGCTTTCTGCCTATTCTTTTCAAAGCTGGTGTCTTACACTTTCTTGTACTGGTTGCCCTTTTACATAAGGCACACAG CTGTTGCTGGTGTGCATTTGTCACACAAAACTGCTGGGAATCTTTCAGCCATATTTGATATTGGAGGAGTCTTCGGTGGAATTTTAGCTGGATTGATATCTGATATGATTGAAGCTCGAGCTGTAACGTCAATTGCATTTTTGTTGCTTTCGGTTCCAGCCCTTGTTTTCTACCGGGTATATGGAAGCCTGTCTATGGTTGCCAACATTCTTTTGATGTTTCTTTCTGGATTGCTGGTGAATGGCCCATATTCACTAATTACCACAGCCGTTGCTGCTGATCTTGGTACCCAGACAGTGATCAGAGGAAATTCCCGTGCATTAGCTACTGTAACTGCAATTATAGATGGTACAGGTTCTGTTGGGGCGGCTCTTGGCCCACTTTTAGCTGGGTATATTTCCACCACAGGGTGGAACAATGTATTTCTTATGCtaatttttgctattttctgTGCAACTTTGTTTTTGATTCGCATTGCGAGAACGGAGATCAAAGGAAATTTGAATGAGGGA AATGGTCTTTGTATAGCATAG
- the LOC117635635 gene encoding probable protein phosphatase 2C 27, with translation MCLIDAEQLGQEMGNMENNNINTNNNNKQWPLQCEILHNQTDNLDKETPSISSSLQKTMLNSFQLESICEDTVVVDRKQSLLNLFPSLRSGEWSDIGGRTHMEDTHICIGDLAKKFDYNVLSEGAISFYGVFDGHGGKDAAQFVRDNLPRVVVEDADFPLELEKVITRSFMETDAAFAKTCSLESSHASGTTALTAMIFGRSLLVANAGDCRAVLSRCGAAVEMSKDHRPCCTKERMRIESLGGYIDDGYLNGQLGVTRALGDWHLEGMKAGGERGGPLSAEPELKLMTLTKDDEFLIIGSDGIWEMFTSQNAVDFARRRLQEHNDVKLCCKEIVEEAIKRGASDNLTLVMVSFHLEPPPHVVVERSRVRRSISAEGLQNLKFFLEE, from the exons ATGTGCTTGATAGACGCAGAACAGCTTGGTCAAGAAATGGGGAATATGGAGAATAATAAcatcaataccaacaacaatAACAAGCAGTGGCCTTTGCAATGTGAAATCTTGCACAACCAGACGGACAATTTGGACAAGGAAACTCCTTCGATCAGCTCCAGTCTTCAGAAAACCATGTTAAACTCATTTCAA CTCGAAAGCATATGTGAGGATACAGTGGTTGTAGACAGAAAACAGAGCCTGCTGAACTTGTTCCCTTCCCTTCGGTCAGGAGAGTGGTCTGATATTGGGGGTCGAACCCATATGGAGGATACTCATATATGCATTGGTGACTTAGCTAAAAAGTTTGATTATAATGTACTCAGTGAGGGAGCTATCTCCTTCTATGGT gtATTTGATGGCCATGGAGGAAAGGATGCAGCACAATTTGTTCGTGACAATTTGCCAAGAGTAGTTGTTGAGGATGCTGACTTTCCATTAGAACTTGAAAAGGTGATAACAAGGTCATTTATGGAGACAGACGCTGCATTTGCAAAAACGTGCTCCCTTGAGTCTTCCCATGCATCTGGAACAACTGCACTCACTGCAATGATATTTGGGAG GTCTTTGCTTGTGGCAAATGCTGGAGATTGCCGGGCTGTATTGTCACGATGTGGAGCGGCTGTAGAAATGTCAAAAGATCATAGGCCCTGCTgcacaaaagaaagaatgcGGATTGAATCCTTGGGTGGATATATTGATGATGGTTATCTAAATGGTCAGTTAGGTGTCACCCGTGCATTAGGTGATTGGCATCTTGAAGGAATGAAGGCTGGGGGTGAAAGGGGAGGACCCTTAAGTGCTGAACCAGAACTTAAATTAATGACACTGACCAAGGATGATGAGTTTTTGATCATTGGTAGTGATGGAATATGGGAGATGTTCACCAGCCAAAATGCTGTTGATTTTGCTCGAAGGAGACTCCAAGAGCACAATGATGTGAAGTTGTGCTGCAAGGAAATAGTAGAGGAGGCAATAAAGCGTGGAGCAAGCGATAATTTGACACTGGTTATGGTGAGTTTCCACTTGGAGCCTCCTCCACATGTGGTGGTAGAGAGGTCTAGAGTCAGACGAAGCATTTCTGCTGAAGGACTTCAGAATCTCAAATTCTTCTTAGAAGAATAG